The Shewanella japonica genome has a window encoding:
- the dnaB gene encoding replicative DNA helicase produces the protein MSQKGVFKAKERLKDAQVDALKLPPHSIEAEQSVLGGLMLDADAWDRVAEVIVAEDFYSRSHRMIYAAMSRLVETGQPIDLITVSERLEVEDQLEDAGGFAYLGEIAKNTPSAGNILSYADIVRERAVVRDMIGVAHEIADAGYNPEGRNSSDLLDLAETKVFKIAESRANANEGPEGIKSILEKTVDKIEQLYNNPQNGVTGVSSGFSDLDKMTAGFQSGDLVIVAARPSMGKTTFAMNLCEQAAMNEDKPVLIFSLEMPSEQIMMRMLASLGRVDQTKIRTGQLDDEDWARVSSTMGIMLEQGKMYIDDGSGLTPTEVRSRARRIAREYGGLSMIMIDYLQLMQVPSLKDNRTLEIAEISRSLKSLAKELEIPVIALSQLNRSLEQRADKRPVNSDLRESGSIEQDADLIMFIYRDEVYNDDSEQKGVAEIIIGKQRNGPIGRVPLTFQGQFSRFDNYSGTQIFDED, from the coding sequence ATGTCACAAAAAGGTGTTTTTAAGGCAAAAGAAAGGTTAAAAGACGCTCAAGTCGATGCGCTTAAATTGCCGCCGCATTCCATTGAAGCTGAGCAATCAGTTTTAGGTGGCTTAATGCTGGATGCCGATGCTTGGGATCGTGTTGCTGAAGTGATTGTGGCTGAAGATTTTTACTCCCGCTCTCACCGCATGATTTATGCGGCAATGAGCCGTTTGGTTGAAACCGGCCAACCGATCGATTTAATTACTGTATCTGAGCGATTAGAAGTTGAAGATCAACTTGAAGATGCTGGTGGTTTTGCTTACTTAGGTGAAATTGCCAAAAACACGCCAAGTGCAGGTAATATTTTATCTTACGCTGATATCGTTCGTGAACGTGCTGTTGTCAGGGACATGATTGGCGTTGCACACGAAATTGCTGATGCAGGCTATAACCCCGAAGGCCGCAATTCAAGTGACTTATTGGATTTAGCAGAAACCAAAGTATTTAAAATTGCTGAGTCTCGCGCTAATGCTAATGAAGGCCCTGAAGGAATTAAATCAATACTTGAGAAAACCGTTGATAAAATTGAGCAGTTATATAACAACCCTCAAAACGGTGTGACAGGAGTTTCGAGTGGCTTTAGTGACCTAGATAAAATGACAGCGGGTTTTCAATCTGGTGATTTGGTGATTGTCGCTGCGCGTCCATCGATGGGTAAAACGACCTTTGCGATGAACTTGTGTGAACAAGCGGCGATGAACGAAGATAAACCTGTACTGATTTTCAGCTTAGAAATGCCGTCAGAACAAATCATGATGCGTATGTTGGCGTCATTAGGTCGAGTCGATCAAACGAAAATCCGTACCGGACAATTGGATGATGAAGATTGGGCACGTGTATCATCGACCATGGGCATAATGCTTGAGCAAGGTAAAATGTATATCGATGATGGCTCTGGTCTTACTCCTACAGAGGTTCGCAGTCGTGCACGCCGAATTGCTCGTGAGTATGGTGGTTTATCTATGATCATGATCGATTACTTGCAGTTAATGCAGGTGCCGTCATTAAAAGATAACCGTACCTTAGAGATTGCCGAAATTTCCCGGTCGCTGAAATCGTTAGCCAAAGAATTAGAGATCCCAGTGATTGCATTATCGCAGCTTAACCGCTCGTTGGAGCAACGTGCCGATAAGCGACCTGTTAACTCAGATTTACGTGAATCAGGATCGATTGAGCAAGATGCGGATTTGATCATGTTTATTTATCGTGATGAAGTGTATAACGATGATTCTGAACAAAAAGGTGTCGCAGAAATTATTATCGGTAAACAGCGTAACGGCCCAATTGGTCGTGTGCCTTTGACCTTCCAAGGCCAGTTTTCACGCTTTGATAATTATTCTGGCACTCAGATATTTGATGAAGATTAA
- a CDS encoding S46 family peptidase produces the protein MRIALVAALVLSSGLAQADEGQWQPYQMPSIADKLAQRGIEIPAKQLADLTQYPMNAVVGLGYCTASFVSPQGLVVTNHHCAYRAIQYNSKTEHNYLEEGFLANTKAEEPSAGPNERLYITEAVTDVTKSVNANLSADPLTRYQDIQSNRKALIKECETDENYRCSVSSFHNGLEYYLIKQLIIRDVRLVYAPPESVGAFGGDIDNYEYPRHSGDFTFLRAYVGKDGKPAVYSEDNVPFEPKSYLKINADGVKAGDGVFAAGYPGATSRYRLTSELEFASDWMYPTYAKRYQLQIDTINSMAATDNAIAIKYAGNLASMANRMKKLNGLLDGFKATDIVGIKQTREDDFLAWLKKDTQANQNLITELESLLAEQQTQVQTDYYFNNAQSSALLSAAKKLYRLAKEKQLPDAEREQGFQERDMKMFAANLKRLERSFDVSVDKTLWLQDLNAYMGQNQRVEILDNALNQISDAQELSDKLDGYYALTGLTDKEKRLAWMEKDAEAFETSADPFIRLAVALHDTNMAQEKAEKTLKGKLSTARPEYMKAVIAYYKANDWPVYPDANRTLRITYGMVDGYQSRDALYKQPFTRLEGIVGKHTGEEPFNAPKKLLDAIATNDYGKHTVASVYQDPRSWICSLFSCLDKPEEFNSVPVNFLSSVDTTGGNSGSPVFNGKGELVGLNFDSTYEAITKDWFFNPTITRAVHVDFRYILWMMDKVDNAQNLINELELVRN, from the coding sequence ATGCGTATTGCACTCGTTGCAGCCCTTGTGCTGTCTTCTGGGTTAGCTCAAGCCGATGAAGGCCAATGGCAACCCTATCAAATGCCTTCTATTGCAGATAAATTAGCACAACGCGGCATCGAAATTCCTGCAAAACAGCTTGCAGACTTAACACAATATCCAATGAATGCTGTCGTCGGTCTAGGCTATTGTACCGCCAGTTTCGTCTCTCCCCAAGGGCTAGTTGTTACCAATCATCATTGTGCTTATAGAGCAATACAATATAACAGTAAAACTGAGCACAACTACCTTGAAGAAGGTTTTCTTGCTAACACTAAAGCAGAAGAACCTTCAGCTGGCCCCAACGAGCGATTATACATTACCGAAGCCGTTACGGATGTAACTAAAAGCGTAAATGCCAATTTAAGTGCAGATCCATTAACTCGCTATCAAGATATTCAGTCAAACCGTAAAGCATTAATTAAAGAGTGTGAAACCGATGAAAACTATCGCTGTTCGGTAAGTAGTTTCCACAATGGTTTAGAATACTATTTGATTAAACAACTTATCATCCGCGATGTGCGCCTTGTGTATGCACCACCAGAAAGTGTTGGGGCGTTTGGTGGCGATATTGATAACTACGAATACCCACGCCATTCTGGCGATTTTACCTTTTTGCGTGCTTACGTCGGTAAAGATGGAAAACCAGCCGTATATTCAGAAGACAATGTTCCTTTTGAGCCAAAAAGCTACCTTAAGATTAATGCTGACGGCGTAAAAGCAGGTGATGGTGTGTTTGCAGCAGGTTACCCTGGTGCAACAAGTCGTTATCGCCTAACAAGTGAGCTTGAATTTGCTAGTGATTGGATGTACCCAACCTATGCAAAACGTTATCAGTTACAGATTGATACCATTAACAGCATGGCTGCGACAGATAACGCTATCGCCATCAAATATGCGGGCAATTTAGCATCAATGGCAAACCGAATGAAAAAGCTTAACGGTTTACTTGATGGCTTTAAAGCAACCGATATTGTTGGTATTAAACAAACTCGTGAAGATGACTTTTTAGCTTGGCTAAAAAAGGATACTCAAGCTAATCAAAATCTCATCACTGAATTAGAATCTTTATTAGCCGAGCAGCAAACGCAAGTTCAAACTGATTATTATTTTAATAATGCACAATCTAGTGCGTTATTGTCTGCCGCTAAGAAGTTATACCGACTCGCTAAAGAAAAGCAGCTTCCTGATGCCGAACGTGAACAAGGTTTCCAAGAACGTGACATGAAAATGTTTGCTGCGAACTTAAAGCGTCTTGAGCGCAGCTTTGATGTGTCGGTTGATAAAACACTTTGGCTCCAAGATTTAAATGCATATATGGGGCAAAACCAACGCGTCGAAATTTTGGATAATGCATTAAACCAAATCTCTGATGCACAGGAGTTATCAGATAAACTTGATGGTTATTACGCTTTAACTGGTCTCACCGATAAAGAAAAGCGCTTAGCGTGGATGGAAAAGGATGCCGAAGCATTTGAAACCAGTGCCGACCCATTTATCCGCTTAGCCGTCGCCCTTCATGACACCAATATGGCGCAGGAAAAAGCCGAAAAGACATTAAAAGGAAAACTGTCTACCGCTCGTCCTGAGTATATGAAAGCTGTGATTGCTTATTACAAGGCAAATGACTGGCCAGTATACCCAGATGCGAACAGAACATTGCGTATCACCTACGGTATGGTCGATGGTTATCAATCTCGTGATGCACTTTACAAACAACCATTCACACGCCTTGAAGGGATTGTAGGTAAGCATACGGGTGAAGAGCCATTTAATGCACCGAAAAAATTATTGGATGCCATTGCAACAAATGATTACGGTAAACACACTGTGGCTTCAGTTTATCAAGACCCTCGCTCTTGGATATGCAGCTTGTTCTCTTGTTTAGATAAGCCGGAAGAATTTAACTCAGTGCCTGTTAACTTCTTATCAAGTGTTGATACTACTGGCGGTAATTCAGGCTCACCGGTATTTAACGGTAAAGGCGAACTGGTTGGTCTTAACTTTGATTCAACCTACGAAGCAATCACCAAAGATTGGTTCTTCAATCCAACCATTACCCGTGCTGTGCATGTTGATTTCCGCTACATCCTCTGGATGATGGATAAAGTGGATAATGCGCAAAACTTAATAAATGAGCTAGAACTAGTAAGAAATTAA